One part of the Chryseobacterium sp. 7 genome encodes these proteins:
- a CDS encoding LytR/AlgR family response regulator transcription factor, translating into MNNLKCIVIDDEQGAHLVIRHYVNKIKTLSLVGEFFNSIDALEFMHSNSVDLIFLDINMPGISGLEMLDTLVNKPYVIITTAYEEYAIKSYKYEVVDYLVKPFDMTSFILAINKVLNRRRAISKTVDSNVINHITLRVDGDHIMVNFKDILYIQSYGNYIKVFTIEKMLLTQSTTIEIESKLDKDIFVRIHRSYIISLKHIKKVSGRQVFIDNGIILPIGNMFKRDLLKHL; encoded by the coding sequence ATGAATAATTTAAAGTGTATAGTTATTGATGATGAACAAGGTGCTCATTTAGTTATAAGGCATTATGTTAATAAAATAAAGACCTTGTCCTTGGTAGGTGAGTTTTTTAATTCTATTGATGCATTAGAGTTTATGCATTCCAACTCTGTAGATCTAATATTCTTAGACATTAATATGCCAGGAATATCAGGTCTAGAAATGCTAGATACTTTAGTAAATAAACCTTACGTCATAATTACTACAGCCTATGAGGAGTACGCAATTAAGAGCTATAAATATGAGGTTGTTGATTATCTGGTAAAACCTTTTGATATGACATCATTTATATTAGCTATTAATAAAGTACTAAATAGAAGAAGAGCTATATCAAAGACCGTTGATTCAAATGTAATAAACCATATAACTTTACGCGTGGATGGAGATCATATAATGGTGAATTTCAAGGATATTTTATATATTCAAAGTTATGGTAACTATATAAAAGTATTTACTATTGAAAAAATGCTTCTTACACAATCCACAACTATAGAAATAGAAAGTAAACTAGATAAAGATATTTTTGTAAGAATTCATAGATCGTATATAATTTCATTAAAGCATATTAAAAAAGTGTCAGGAAGACAGGTCTTTATCGATAATGGAATTATTTTACCAATTGGAAATATGTTTAAAAGAGATCTTCTTAAACACTTATAA
- a CDS encoding thiol-activated cytolysin family protein, with product MKSTFYVVISTLLLYSCITDQQLDGYGEKNANSIYDGPSTDLVKKNLSRKSLPTLLGKNMVCENITEEHEKTFGEFSKLGTGIHLLWPGNLVQGQTIRSGQIATIPIGDNGRNPIEVKVDAFSSNHTTSTSKHIDNPTAGKVQNELGTILDSYYTSGTNFPANYTIDIQRTSSSKHLQLALNVGYTGPAVDLSTSLGINIKSNKTYYAVTLKQKFFSVSVTPKVGLKGVNGWIQENYPQDQIAPYISPDNPPVYISSVTYGRLYVLVYESNESSTKLEQALNFAFKNPATPISVVQKSEFQSTLQNATVYVKQFGGSASGGLESSLGALSGNFDSIRNFVVNGAEVSKSNPGYPIEYTAVNIGSNLPVTIKLKEVLEYQNCIDRSYRLILKNTDFPTLPIKFRTQTKWNSSTFYLSPGESVILPYDTNLRNFVYGNNVLKQIDLNNGNASDDINFISGLSPMFPSRISYNSGRFSSEKSLFNNYEDIANTTAYTLEDNINGSGKALLIGTKDLANNTLILEIKKK from the coding sequence ATGAAATCAACATTTTATGTAGTTATATCTACGTTATTATTGTACAGTTGTATTACAGATCAACAATTAGATGGCTATGGTGAAAAGAATGCCAACAGTATATATGATGGCCCATCTACGGATTTAGTAAAGAAAAACCTATCGAGAAAATCATTACCAACTTTGCTAGGTAAGAACATGGTATGTGAAAATATTACTGAAGAACATGAGAAAACCTTTGGAGAGTTTTCAAAACTTGGTACAGGTATTCATCTTTTGTGGCCAGGGAATCTTGTTCAAGGACAGACGATAAGGTCTGGTCAAATTGCTACTATTCCTATAGGTGATAATGGACGAAATCCAATTGAAGTAAAAGTAGATGCTTTTTCCTCGAATCATACAACTTCAACCTCAAAACATATTGATAATCCAACAGCAGGAAAGGTGCAGAATGAATTGGGTACAATATTAGATAGTTATTATACCTCAGGAACAAATTTCCCTGCAAATTATACTATTGATATACAGAGGACCTCTAGTAGTAAACATTTGCAGCTTGCTTTAAATGTAGGATATACAGGCCCAGCTGTTGATTTATCAACAAGCTTAGGAATTAATATTAAAAGTAATAAAACCTATTATGCAGTAACTTTAAAGCAAAAATTTTTTTCGGTTTCAGTAACGCCTAAAGTTGGGCTAAAAGGAGTAAATGGATGGATTCAAGAAAATTATCCTCAAGATCAAATTGCTCCATATATTTCACCAGATAATCCCCCTGTATATATATCATCTGTAACATATGGCCGACTATATGTATTGGTATATGAATCCAATGAAAGTTCTACCAAACTAGAGCAGGCTCTTAATTTCGCTTTTAAAAATCCAGCTACTCCTATTTCTGTAGTACAAAAATCAGAATTTCAATCTACTTTACAAAATGCTACAGTATATGTAAAGCAATTTGGAGGTAGTGCTAGCGGAGGATTAGAGTCTTCACTAGGTGCTTTATCTGGAAACTTTGATTCAATTAGAAACTTTGTAGTTAATGGTGCAGAAGTTTCAAAATCAAACCCCGGATACCCTATTGAATATACTGCTGTCAATATTGGCTCTAATCTACCTGTTACTATAAAATTAAAAGAAGTATTAGAATATCAAAATTGTATTGACAGAAGTTATCGATTAATTTTAAAAAATACAGATTTTCCTACTCTGCCAATTAAATTTAGAACACAAACTAAGTGGAATAGTAGTACGTTTTATCTATCTCCAGGGGAAAGTGTTATCTTGCCTTATGATACTAATTTAAGAAATTTCGTATATGGCAATAACGTTTTAAAGCAAATTGATCTTAATAATGGAAATGCCTCAGATGATATAAATTTCATATCAGGTTTAAGTCCAATGTTTCCTTCTAGAATAAGCTATAATTCGGGTCGATTTAGCTCTGAAAAATCGCTTTTCAATAACTATGAAGACATAGCAAATACAACTGCCTACACTTTGGAGGATAATATTAATGGCAGTGGTAAAGCTCTATTAATTGGAACTAAAGATTTAGCTAATAATACTCTTATTCTTGAAATAAAGAAGAAGTAG
- a CDS encoding sensor histidine kinase, translating to MENALLNNKFLREVVIFITTFTLTILHEWIFIDSLNAFLKSVLFFIILYGQAQINRLYIFPFFTSGKKKLYLILTLISTIFGCLLLFYMNYYWIDPEYYQNNNITSSLVYNYILCIISLFMVMFLHLIQLSYLDSKRILEDKLVINEMKFKLLSSQLNPHFFFNMLNNLYGASLTNPAKVPNLIIQLSQLMRYQLEKVNSSQVKLSDELLFIHNYVSMEKDRLEKRCIINFAFPKDKEVLRKHLIAPLIIITLVENAFKHSINNKKWFVNISINIDSHKILIVDIQNSLGDPLLVNTSTGIGLKNIHQHLELLYKGRYKLIHYTNEKIYRVNFCLELDKVEAT from the coding sequence ATGGAAAATGCTTTATTAAATAATAAGTTTTTACGAGAAGTCGTAATATTCATTACTACGTTTACTTTAACAATTCTTCATGAGTGGATATTTATTGACTCATTAAATGCTTTTCTTAAAAGCGTCCTTTTTTTCATAATACTTTATGGACAAGCTCAGATTAATAGATTATATATTTTTCCATTTTTTACAAGCGGTAAAAAGAAATTATACCTTATCTTAACTTTAATATCTACAATATTCGGTTGTTTATTGCTTTTTTATATGAATTACTACTGGATAGATCCAGAATATTATCAAAATAACAACATAACTTCCTCTTTAGTGTACAATTATATACTTTGTATTATTAGCTTATTCATGGTAATGTTCTTGCACTTAATTCAGCTGTCCTATCTTGATTCAAAGAGAATACTGGAAGACAAATTGGTGATCAATGAAATGAAATTTAAATTGCTCTCATCCCAGTTAAATCCTCACTTCTTTTTTAATATGCTTAATAATCTTTATGGCGCAAGTTTAACAAACCCCGCTAAAGTTCCAAATTTAATCATTCAACTTTCTCAATTAATGAGATATCAGTTAGAAAAAGTAAATTCTTCCCAAGTAAAATTATCAGATGAACTATTATTTATTCACAATTATGTGAGCATGGAAAAAGATAGACTAGAAAAACGTTGTATAATAAATTTTGCCTTTCCTAAAGACAAAGAAGTTCTTAGGAAACATTTAATAGCCCCACTGATAATTATAACTTTGGTGGAAAATGCTTTTAAGCACAGCATCAATAACAAAAAGTGGTTTGTAAATATTTCAATTAATATTGATTCACACAAAATACTAATTGTTGATATACAAAACTCACTTGGAGACCCTCTATTGGTAAATACTTCTACAGGAATTGGTTTAAAAAACATACATCAACATTTAGAATTACTATACAAAGGAAGATATAAGTTAATACATTATACAAATGAAAAAATTTATCGTGTAAATTTCTGTTTAGAATTAGATAAAGTTGAAGCTACATAA
- a CDS encoding WxL protein host-binding domain-containing protein — protein sequence MMTKRILLLITLILQFSFLHAGIVILNGLTHSYKIENGKVYKGKVSIENTSSNPQSVKLFLQDFAYHADGTINYTALRTNKRSNGEWIKLNTNLVTLKGKEKTEVLYEITVPNQVVDPGSYWSVIIVEPVEDIKPSDNKPGVSITSVIRYAIQVITDFEAEKAKPDLKFESVKVEKQEGKQTAKIAIANNGNLYCKPTTTIEIYNRKTGEKVGAYSSLTMGLLPDTSKTFYIDISKIPPDKYRATIIATDEEENAFAINVELEVKND from the coding sequence ATGATGACAAAGCGTATTCTTCTTTTGATCACCTTGATTTTGCAGTTCAGCTTTTTACATGCCGGCATTGTGATTCTCAACGGGCTTACGCATTCTTATAAAATAGAAAACGGGAAAGTTTACAAGGGAAAAGTTTCCATTGAAAACACGAGCAGCAACCCTCAAAGTGTAAAACTATTCTTACAGGATTTTGCTTACCATGCAGATGGAACCATTAATTATACAGCATTACGCACCAATAAACGTTCTAACGGAGAATGGATAAAGCTCAACACCAATCTGGTTACCCTTAAAGGCAAGGAAAAGACAGAAGTGCTTTATGAAATTACCGTTCCTAATCAGGTTGTAGATCCCGGAAGCTATTGGAGTGTCATCATTGTAGAACCGGTAGAGGATATAAAACCCAGCGATAATAAACCGGGAGTGAGTATCACTTCTGTAATACGATATGCCATTCAGGTGATTACAGATTTTGAAGCAGAAAAAGCCAAACCGGACCTTAAGTTTGAAAGTGTAAAAGTAGAAAAGCAGGAAGGTAAACAAACAGCAAAGATAGCCATTGCCAATAACGGTAATCTTTATTGTAAACCCACAACAACCATTGAAATCTATAACCGTAAAACAGGGGAGAAAGTAGGAGCCTATTCAAGCTTAACGATGGGTCTGTTGCCAGATACCTCCAAAACGTTTTACATAGACATCAGCAAAATACCACCGGACAAATACAGAGCCACCATAATAGCTACGGATGAAGAAGAGAATGCATTTGCAATCAACGTTGAATTAGAAGTAAAAAATGATTAG
- a CDS encoding DUF4138 domain-containing protein, which yields MKKHIVLFLLFFICSQVSFAQEILEPLSQRQAIEVSDVKTTHIIFDEKIKYVDVGSVYFVADTIGNMLKLKHTGEELEDLKSQQANLTVINGKGSYYSIDMGYNRNPDITTYKAVETLTTIDYFAKQSIYKIEKEERTEQDFQELCMLSESAHSTVKIKDTQDGLNLTLNGIYYRNFQNKIVLRVEIYNTSKITLDIDQILFRSKLKKNNAAKKDYVYQERILTPVKSCGEQRNIKLGETRVLTFIFDKFTLNEDEILSLEVGEHAGGRSVNIRIPRKKLLFPEYI from the coding sequence ATGAAAAAACATATTGTATTATTCCTTCTATTTTTTATATGTTCTCAGGTATCTTTTGCCCAGGAAATACTGGAACCCTTATCTCAGCGCCAGGCAATTGAAGTTTCAGATGTGAAAACCACACACATTATTTTTGATGAAAAAATAAAATATGTGGATGTGGGGTCTGTTTATTTCGTCGCTGATACCATTGGTAATATGCTCAAGTTAAAGCATACAGGGGAAGAGTTGGAAGATTTAAAGAGCCAGCAGGCGAATCTTACCGTGATTAATGGTAAAGGAAGCTATTATTCTATTGATATGGGGTATAACAGAAACCCTGATATCACAACGTATAAGGCGGTGGAAACCCTTACTACGATTGATTATTTTGCAAAACAAAGTATTTACAAAATTGAAAAAGAAGAAAGGACAGAACAGGACTTTCAGGAATTGTGTATGTTATCTGAAAGCGCGCATTCTACCGTAAAAATTAAAGATACTCAAGATGGATTGAACCTGACTTTAAACGGAATCTATTACAGGAACTTTCAGAATAAAATTGTCTTACGGGTAGAAATTTATAATACGTCTAAAATCACTTTAGATATAGACCAGATTCTTTTCAGATCAAAGCTTAAGAAAAATAATGCTGCCAAAAAAGATTATGTATATCAGGAAAGAATACTGACACCGGTAAAATCCTGTGGTGAGCAGCGAAATATTAAATTGGGAGAAACAAGGGTTCTTACCTTCATCTTTGATAAGTTTACATTAAACGAAGATGAAATATTGAGCTTGGAAGTAGGAGAGCATGCTGGAGGCAGAAGCGTAAATATTCGCATTCCCAGAAAGAAACTCTTATTTCCGGAATATATATAA
- a CDS encoding TraG family conjugative transposon ATPase yields the protein MRDTDIKKAFNLLAVDNDLLISKKGDVGLVYKVMLPQIYSLDSEQIEQVSVIFDKVIRSLPAGTILQKQDFFFVDSIKEQISDSPNFLASSDNRFFHEKPTMSHECYLTIIQDSKSKVSILNNSSQYNKYLDGIDDFIKAVESSLSFLTKEGFFAVERLSNDQIIALLGKYLSLSKEGETNLRDMFFDKNLQIGNKFAELYTISSNSQLPITINSTIKSIEHSTPKTDFRIPFIQPVSTGLDVNHIYNQVIYIEDSEKVFSSLKTKMNQFKSMAILSRENQVTYSQVEDLVEDVLERELTFIYQHFSVIVWNVSQKKLEYDVNLLENAFRDLGITPYQVKYALKELYMNNCPGTAAYISENHKFIGISEQTSSLLNFESYYESNKDGILFCDRKKESPLRLDLWDEPVKKGIIVNRNRLIFGPSGTGKSFLINHIASQYYEQGHHIVMIDIGNSYKKLCELVEGVYFTYDLNSPLQFNPFYYYDEDEINIDKKTFLLSLIFFLWKGEEGPSREEKQILSTYLDLYYEHVVNNDVFPCMSTFYEFISENTAIEEELSYFDKVSFKLSLRDFYDGHYKDILNAAEPANLIHERFIVFEMDNIKDHPTLFPLVTMLCINLVMTKIQKIPGVKKSIFIDECWKPISKGEMAEFIKYLYKTVRKFYGEVAIATQDLEDILDTAAGPAMVNNTDTLIMLSHKKKMASKDKFSKYLSLSESDLQKLYSTDKGEVYVKVGSMSNVYKVKVSPERYACYSSNADENKVIRRIYEAKGNMSVAINDFIDLNSQEK from the coding sequence ATGAGAGATACAGATATCAAAAAAGCTTTTAATTTATTAGCGGTAGACAATGATTTGTTAATTAGCAAAAAAGGAGATGTTGGCTTAGTGTATAAAGTGATGCTTCCTCAGATATATTCACTTGATAGCGAGCAGATTGAGCAGGTTAGCGTTATTTTTGACAAAGTAATCAGATCTTTACCCGCCGGAACAATCTTGCAGAAACAGGATTTCTTTTTTGTAGATTCTATCAAAGAGCAGATATCGGACAGTCCTAATTTTTTAGCCTCAAGCGATAACAGGTTTTTCCATGAAAAGCCTACGATGAGCCATGAGTGTTATCTCACTATAATACAGGACTCTAAGAGTAAAGTAAGTATACTTAATAATTCCAGTCAGTATAACAAATATTTAGATGGAATAGATGATTTTATTAAAGCAGTAGAGTCGAGTCTTTCATTTTTAACTAAGGAAGGCTTTTTCGCAGTAGAAAGATTAAGTAATGATCAGATTATTGCGCTGTTAGGAAAATATTTATCTCTTTCGAAAGAAGGGGAGACTAATCTGAGGGATATGTTTTTTGATAAGAACTTACAGATAGGAAATAAATTTGCGGAACTGTATACGATTTCTTCCAATAGTCAGCTTCCTATTACCATTAATAGTACCATCAAAAGTATTGAACATTCCACACCTAAAACTGATTTTAGAATTCCTTTTATACAGCCGGTATCTACAGGGTTGGATGTAAACCATATCTACAATCAAGTGATTTATATTGAGGATTCAGAAAAAGTTTTTTCTTCTCTGAAAACCAAAATGAATCAATTTAAAAGTATGGCCATACTTTCAAGGGAAAATCAGGTTACTTATTCTCAGGTGGAAGATCTTGTAGAAGATGTTTTGGAAAGAGAGTTAACATTTATTTATCAGCATTTTAGTGTAATTGTCTGGAATGTTTCACAAAAAAAATTGGAATATGATGTCAACTTATTGGAAAATGCTTTCAGAGATTTAGGGATTACTCCTTATCAGGTGAAGTATGCTCTAAAGGAATTGTATATGAATAATTGCCCTGGAACTGCTGCTTATATTTCAGAGAATCATAAATTTATCGGTATATCGGAGCAAACGTCCTCATTACTAAATTTTGAGTCCTATTACGAGAGCAATAAAGATGGAATTCTTTTCTGTGACCGCAAAAAAGAATCACCCTTACGTCTTGACTTATGGGACGAGCCTGTTAAAAAGGGAATCATCGTAAACCGGAACAGATTAATTTTCGGGCCTTCAGGAACCGGAAAGTCATTTTTGATCAATCACATTGCGAGTCAGTATTATGAGCAAGGTCATCATATCGTCATGATAGATATCGGAAACTCTTATAAAAAGTTATGTGAGTTGGTAGAAGGAGTTTACTTTACCTATGACTTAAACTCTCCGTTACAATTTAATCCTTTTTATTACTATGATGAAGATGAAATTAACATAGATAAAAAAACCTTTTTGCTTTCATTAATCTTCTTTTTATGGAAAGGAGAAGAAGGACCTTCAAGAGAAGAGAAACAGATATTGTCCACCTATCTGGACCTTTATTACGAGCATGTTGTGAATAATGATGTTTTTCCCTGTATGTCTACTTTCTATGAGTTTATATCGGAAAATACCGCTATTGAAGAAGAATTAAGTTATTTTGACAAGGTCAGTTTTAAACTCTCCCTTAGAGATTTTTATGACGGACATTATAAAGATATACTCAATGCAGCAGAACCCGCCAACCTGATTCATGAGCGTTTCATTGTATTCGAAATGGACAACATTAAAGATCACCCGACATTGTTTCCTTTGGTTACCATGTTGTGTATTAATCTGGTGATGACTAAGATCCAAAAGATTCCCGGCGTAAAGAAATCAATATTTATAGACGAGTGCTGGAAGCCTATTTCCAAAGGGGAGATGGCCGAGTTTATCAAGTATTTGTACAAAACCGTTCGTAAATTTTATGGAGAGGTTGCCATTGCAACCCAGGATCTGGAAGATATCCTGGATACAGCTGCAGGACCCGCGATGGTTAATAATACAGATACGTTAATTATGCTTTCCCATAAAAAGAAAATGGCATCTAAGGATAAATTTTCTAAATATTTATCACTCAGCGAATCTGATCTTCAGAAACTTTATTCCACAGACAAAGGAGAAGTTTATGTTAAAGTAGGAAGTATGTCTAACGTGTATAAAGTGAAAGTGTCCCCTGAAAGATATGCCTGTTATTCTTCTAATGCTGATGAAAATAAAGTAATCCGGCGGATATACGAAGCCAAAGGAAACATGTCGGTGGCCATTAATGATTTTATTGATTTAAATTCTCAAGAGAAATGA
- the traM gene encoding conjugative transposon protein TraM translates to MFANLDKKKKIIIGVVFVAALGILVLMMSLILVPKVKESNDKLILTPNVDEKQLEEKSKLEIYNQDERDLKSYFSKDGKYGIDTELPEDEKLLQGQFQNFDGKTEENDYAKRQERYMKALSNISSQGRSYPSGSDYSSGYGSDSESSLGKIFALQDKIRAGLTEAAASRNFPDSVNSLKTKESKEKLVKDAIPNQKNFFQGTTAGSNRKILQLIPSETIEQKRVLDRNIIPIRIKEDMRLTNLPGGLVIPKNSIVYGRISLGEDRININIESYKKDNVLYLLSFRVYDYDGREGIHVNNHSWLKIPSTVSKDIFDYALERGTNAGSSILGGGANTGVDLKEAKNMAILSAGKEISKEVFEKRRVFLPKKYQLWINISSSNNASVSNYNGL, encoded by the coding sequence ATGTTTGCAAATCTTGATAAGAAAAAAAAGATCATCATTGGGGTTGTTTTTGTGGCTGCATTAGGTATTCTTGTTTTGATGATGAGCCTGATCCTGGTTCCAAAAGTAAAGGAGTCCAATGACAAGTTGATTTTAACTCCTAATGTAGATGAGAAACAGCTTGAAGAAAAATCAAAATTAGAAATTTATAATCAGGATGAAAGGGATCTAAAAAGCTACTTTTCAAAAGATGGAAAGTATGGAATAGATACAGAACTTCCGGAAGATGAAAAATTATTGCAGGGACAGTTTCAGAATTTTGATGGCAAAACTGAAGAAAATGATTACGCCAAAAGACAGGAACGCTATATGAAGGCTTTATCCAACATCTCTTCACAAGGAAGAAGTTACCCATCCGGTTCCGATTACAGTTCCGGATATGGTTCTGACTCTGAAAGTAGTCTGGGTAAAATATTTGCGTTGCAGGATAAGATTCGTGCAGGATTAACGGAAGCTGCTGCCTCCCGTAATTTTCCGGATTCTGTTAATTCTTTAAAAACAAAAGAAAGTAAAGAGAAGTTAGTTAAAGATGCTATCCCCAATCAGAAGAATTTTTTTCAGGGAACAACAGCAGGGAGTAATAGAAAGATTTTACAGCTGATTCCTTCAGAAACCATAGAACAGAAGAGAGTATTAGATAGAAATATTATTCCTATCAGAATAAAAGAAGACATGAGGCTTACAAATCTTCCCGGAGGACTGGTAATTCCTAAGAACTCGATTGTTTATGGAAGAATATCCTTAGGGGAGGATCGGATCAATATTAATATTGAAAGCTATAAAAAAGATAATGTTCTGTACCTATTAAGCTTTAGAGTGTATGACTATGATGGAAGAGAAGGTATTCATGTGAACAATCATTCGTGGCTTAAAATCCCATCAACTGTTTCAAAAGATATTTTCGATTATGCCCTTGAAAGAGGAACAAATGCTGGTAGTTCTATTTTAGGAGGAGGTGCTAATACCGGGGTGGATCTAAAGGAAGCCAAAAACATGGCCATTTTGTCAGCCGGAAAAGAAATAAGTAAAGAAGTATTTGAGAAGAGGAGAGTGTTCTTGCCTAAAAAATATCAATTATGGATCAATATAAGCTCCTCAAATAATGCCTCTGTTTCTAATTACAATGGTCTTTAA
- a CDS encoding M23 family metallopeptidase, whose amino-acid sequence MIPPVESYKTIVSSHYGYRRHPIDGVFKKHHGVDFSVPQGTAVLSTYYGVVLSSMYERGYGNTIVIHNDGDFRTKFGHLMSLFVREGDLVKPGQLIGLSGNTGHSTGPHLHYEVIIEGKKIDPLLFLNIMCNNSL is encoded by the coding sequence ATGATACCGCCAGTTGAATCCTACAAGACAATTGTTTCATCACATTATGGGTATAGAAGACATCCTATTGATGGAGTTTTTAAAAAGCACCATGGGGTTGACTTTTCTGTACCTCAGGGAACTGCTGTATTATCTACCTATTACGGAGTTGTATTAAGTTCTATGTACGAAAGAGGATATGGCAATACCATCGTAATCCATAATGATGGAGATTTTAGAACCAAATTTGGACATTTAATGTCCCTGTTTGTTAGAGAAGGAGACTTGGTAAAGCCTGGACAGTTGATAGGTTTGAGTGGAAATACAGGACATTCTACTGGTCCTCATCTACATTATGAAGTAATAATTGAAGGTAAAAAAATTGACCCTTTATTGTTTCTGAATATTATGTGTAACAATAGTTTATAA
- a CDS encoding type IV secretory system conjugative DNA transfer family protein, translating to MKNIIVAGISLIIFLSVSVLKIEIISYTIISFAFYIIYIVGFLKLRKFFNFYDKKDEFNEKNLIFEQEKVVKKNPYSVNFKTENGVINVVNPFRATMVLGTPGSGKSYSVVEEYIRQHIQKQFSMMVYDFKFPALAKETFAFYEYYKEQYKIKPRFCVVSLDDLEKSNFVNPLDPQLIRKAADAIEASQTILFNLNKEWITEKDFFAQSAISYFAACIYFLRIYKDGKFCTLPHAISLASLPDEKVFKVFGQYSELRFFMTPFADALAKQAYEQLSGQTASARIPLSQLATKELFWVMGNNIFPEENISLSINNPESPCILIIANSPSTQTTNSPALGLVVTQLLKEINQQGRQPCSVILDELPTMYFMGLDNLIATARSNKVSTTIGMQDLEQLKRDYGDKVAETIFNIVGNIFSGSVRSETASKLQEIFGKKKQKLKNVTIDTNNSYSINENLEYVIPVSAISQLSQGEFVGVVADNFGEEINRKIFRGKIKVEKRTDQIKNEIPTIIEGEVINEVLNGNFERIVKEVDILIENELYRISREEKTTMG from the coding sequence ATGAAGAATATTATAGTAGCAGGGATATCACTTATAATTTTCTTAAGCGTATCGGTGTTGAAGATTGAGATTATCTCTTATACTATTATCTCCTTTGCTTTTTATATTATTTATATCGTTGGATTTCTAAAACTCAGAAAATTCTTCAATTTTTATGATAAGAAGGATGAATTTAATGAGAAAAATCTAATTTTTGAACAAGAGAAAGTAGTGAAGAAAAATCCTTATTCTGTGAATTTTAAAACAGAAAATGGGGTAATTAATGTTGTGAATCCTTTCAGGGCCACAATGGTTTTAGGTACTCCGGGATCAGGAAAGTCTTACTCTGTGGTTGAAGAATATATACGGCAACATATTCAGAAGCAATTTTCGATGATGGTGTATGATTTTAAATTTCCTGCACTCGCTAAAGAGACATTTGCTTTTTATGAATACTATAAAGAACAGTACAAAATTAAACCTCGTTTCTGTGTGGTTTCTTTGGATGATTTGGAGAAATCTAATTTTGTGAATCCTCTGGATCCTCAATTGATTAGAAAAGCAGCAGATGCCATCGAAGCATCGCAAACTATCTTGTTTAATTTAAATAAAGAATGGATTACTGAAAAAGACTTTTTTGCTCAGTCTGCTATTTCTTATTTCGCTGCCTGTATTTATTTTCTGAGAATTTATAAAGACGGGAAGTTCTGTACATTGCCTCATGCAATATCTTTAGCTTCATTGCCGGATGAAAAAGTGTTTAAAGTTTTTGGTCAATATTCGGAATTAAGGTTCTTTATGACTCCTTTTGCAGATGCTTTGGCAAAACAGGCTTATGAGCAGCTTTCAGGTCAGACAGCGTCTGCGAGAATACCTCTGTCTCAGTTGGCAACAAAGGAATTATTCTGGGTAATGGGCAATAATATTTTTCCTGAAGAGAATATTTCATTAAGTATCAATAATCCGGAAAGTCCATGCATATTAATAATTGCCAATTCACCTAGTACCCAAACAACCAATTCTCCTGCTTTAGGGCTTGTGGTTACACAGCTTTTGAAAGAAATAAATCAACAGGGAAGACAACCTTGTTCGGTTATATTGGACGAGTTGCCCACCATGTATTTTATGGGATTGGATAACCTGATTGCAACGGCCAGGTCCAATAAAGTTTCTACAACCATTGGAATGCAGGATCTTGAACAGCTGAAAAGAGATTATGGCGATAAAGTAGCAGAAACAATATTTAATATCGTAGGTAATATTTTCAGTGGTTCAGTAAGAAGTGAGACGGCAAGCAAGCTTCAGGAAATATTTGGAAAGAAAAAGCAAAAATTAAAAAATGTAACCATTGATACCAATAATTCATATTCCATTAATGAGAATTTAGAGTACGTAATTCCGGTATCTGCTATATCACAGCTTTCTCAGGGAGAGTTTGTAGGGGTAGTTGCAGATAATTTCGGAGAAGAAATTAACCGAAAAATTTTCAGGGGGAAAATAAAAGTAGAAAAGCGTACTGATCAGATAAAGAATGAGATACCCACGATTATAGAGGGAGAAGTGATAAATGAGGTTTTAAATGGAAATTTTGAAAGAATTGTAAAAGAGGTAGATATTCTCATTGAAAACGAATTATATAGAATTTCCCGGGAGGAAAAAACTACTATGGGCTGA